CGCTCCGGCGAGCGCCACGGACTGCAGCACGTCACGACTGCCGGAGGGAAGCGGATGCCCCAGCACGGCGAGCCGGCCCGAGACGGGTGCGAGCCGCCCGGCGAGCGTCGCCGCGACCACACGCCGGTCGACGGCCTCACCGCGGATGGAGAGCAGTGCGCCCTTCGGAACCTCGACCGAGACCGGGCCGATGGGGCGCTCGGGCAGGCCGAACACGGCGAGGTCGGCGTTGACGGCCGCGGGCCGCGACGCCGCCCACGCGACCTGGTCGAGGTGGGCCCGGAGCCCCTCGCCCTCGATGTCGACGTCGGGCAACCGCTTCGCGAGCCACTTCGGCAGCCACCAGGCGGCACGGCCGGCGAGCGCCATCGCGGCGGGCACGAGCGTCATCCGCACGAGGAACGCGTCGAACGCGACGCCGACGGCGAGCGCGAAGGCGATGCCCTTGATCACCCCGGAGCCCTCGGGCACGAAGGCGAAGAACACGAAGAACATGATGAGCGCGGCGGCCGTCACGACCCGCGAGGCGTGCTGGAACCCATGCACGACCGCCTGGCGCGGCTCGCCCGCCGGATTCTGCTTCAGCGAGCGCACGTACTCCTCGCGCATCCCCGAGACGAGGAACACCTCGTAGTCCATTGCGAGGCCGAACAGCACCGCCATCAGGAGGATCGGCAGAAAGCTCAGGATCGGGCCGGGTTGCACGTGCAGGAGGTCGGCGAACCACCCCCACTGGAAGATCGCGACCGTCACGCCGATCGCGCCGAACGCCGACAGGAGGAACCCGAGCGCGGCCTTCACCGGCACGAACACCGAGCGGAACACCATGAGCAGCAGCACGATCGAGAGCCCCACGACGATGAGCGCGAACGGGATCAGCGCGTCGGTCAGACGGTTCGAGATGTCGATCGAGACGGCCGTATAGCCCGTCACGGCGATGGGCGTGCCGAAGTCGGCCTCGATCGACGGCGCGAGCTCTCGGATGCGTTCGACGAGGTCCTTCGTCTCGGGCGCGTCGGGGGCGCTCTCGGGGACGACCTGGATGATCGCCGTGTCGGCGGTCTCGTTGGGCATGCCGTCGCCGACGTACGCGACGTCGTCCAGCTCGGCGATGCGAGTGCCGACGGCGTCGAGGTCGCTGAAGATGTCGGTCGTCTGGGTGATGTCGACCGTGACGATGAGCGGGCCGTTGTAGCCGGGTCCGAACCCGGCGTCGAGCATGTCGTAGGCCTCGCGCTGCGTCGACCCGGCGGGCTCCGACGCGCCGCTCGGGAGGTTCAGGTCGAGGCTCGCGGCGGGGATCGCGGCCGTGCCGAGCACGCCGACGACGAGCACGACGAAGACGACGGGCGCCTTCAGCACGAGGTCGACCCAGCGACGGCCGAGGGTTCGTGTGCCGCCCTCGTCGCTCGCGTTCGCCCGGCGGTGCACTCGGCTGCCGGGCTTCGGCGCGAGCCCCCTGCCCAACACCCCGAGGAGCGCCGGCAGCAGCGTGACGGCGCCGGCGACCGCGATGAACACGGCGAAGGCCGCCGCGATGCCCATGACGCTGAGGAACGGGATGCCGACGATGAGCAGGCCGAGCAACGCGATGATCACGGTGAGCCCAGCGAAGACGACCGCACCGCCCGCCGTGGCGACGGCCTCGGCGGCGCTCTCTTCAGGAGTGTGGCCGCGCGCGAGCTGCGTGCGGTGCCGGGAGAGGATGAAGAGCGCGTAGTCGATGCCCACGGCGAGCCCGATCATCACCGCGAGCATCGGGGCCGTGCTCGACACGGTCGCGAACGCGGCGGCGATCGAGATGCCGCCGAACGCGGCGCCCACCCCGACGAGCGCGGTGAGCAGCGGCATGCCGGCCGAGACCAGCGAGCCGAACGTGATGAGGAGCACGACCGCGGCGAAGAGCACGCCGAAGATCTCGGTGATCGTGAGGCCGAAGCTCGTCTCCTGGAACACCTCGCCGCCGAACGCGACCGTGAGCCCGGCGTCTCGCCCGGTGTCACCGGTGGTGGTGACGGCGTCGATCGTGTCGGTCGTGACATCCGAGGTCTGGCCGTCGAACTGCACCTGGATGAAGGCGGTGCGGTCGTCGTGCGAGACCTGGTCGCCGGCGTACTCGTCGAACGGCCCGAGCACGCTCGCCACGCCGTCGACGCGCTCGAGCTCGGCCTCCATGGCCTCGATCGCACTGCGGTAGGCCTCGTCGTCGACGGATGCCCCATCGGGCGTCTCCACGACGGCCTTCGCCGACGCGCCGGCCGTCTGCGGGAACACGGCGGCGAGCTGGTCGATCGCGGTCTGCGATTCGGTGCCGGGAATCGCGTAGGACTCCTGGAGCTGGCCGCCGAGCCCGACGCCGGCGCCGACGAGGGCGCCGAGGGCGAGCACCCAGGCGGCGATGACGAGCCAGGCCCTGCGGAACGCGAAGCGACCGAGGCGGTGGAGGAGGAGGGCCATGTGATGCCTATCGCGTCGAGGGGCCGTCGGCCGGGAGGAGGAGTTCGGACAAGACGGTGATGAGTGCTGCGCGCACCTCGGCGTCGTCGAACTGATGGTCTTCGTCGCGGAAGGTCGCACCCGCCACGAGCATGTACGCGGCGCCCGCGAGCGCGACGCCGAAGCGGATGTTCTCGACGACGGTGGCGTCGTCGGCGCAGATCGAGTCGGCGATGCCGCGAATGGCGGTGTTCGCGCGCTGGACGACCGGGATGTCGAGCAGCGACTGCCCCTGGTTCACGAAGGTGTGCACGGCGAGGCGGTTGCCGAGCAGGAAGTCGACGAACCGCTCGATGAAGACGGCGCGCGCCTCAGGTGAGCGACCGCCCGCGACGAAGTCGCCGAGCAGGACCTCGAGGTCGTCGATCGCGGGACCGATCGCCGATTCGAGCAGCGCCTCTTTCGAGGCGAAGTGGTAGAGCACGCTCGACTTCGAGTAGCCGGCGTGGTCGGCGATCTGCTGCAGCGAGGTCGCGGCGAAGCCGACGGTCGAGAACTGCTCGAGGGCGACCTGTCGAAGTTCGTCGGCCGGGCGCACGCGAGACGTGGCTTGGGCATCGGTTGGCATGGGTCGAACGTACCTTGACCGATCGGTCAGATTCTGCACGATCGGTCAGATTCACGGATGACTCCCAGACACCGGAGTCGAACGAGTAGCGTTGCGGCATGCGCAAGTACCTCTTCAGCGGGGCCGTGCTCACGGCGATCTTCGGTGGTGTCGGCGTCGTGCGTGCCACCGCGGCCGGTCCGCGCGACTGGCGTCTTGCTCTCATGTGGGTCTCGTGGCTCGCGAGCCTCGCGATCGCGATCGGCACCGTGTCCGACGAGTCGAAGCGAGCCGAGCTCGAGCGGGAATTCCGCCAATAGGGGCGCCCAACGCGCGCTCCGCGGCGTGTCACTCGAAATCCGTGACGTGGTACCCGAGACTGGGACGAACGACCCGATCCGTCGTTCCGCACCACCGAGAGGGGTCACGATGTTCCGCCGCTGGCGCCGCGCGAGGCTTGCCGCACAAGCCGCCGCACACGCTGCCCTTCCCGCACCGCGACAGAACGCGGCCGACTTGCGCGGCGAACACATCTTCGAGCTCCTGAACGCGAAGCTCTCCGAGTTCATCGGCCCGTCCGGCAGCTGGTCGCTCGTGCGCCGCGCCGACGGCGACACCGACCGGATCTTCCACGCGATGCTCACGCACCAGATCGCCGCGGAGCTCACTCGCTCGATCCTCGAGGAGCGCGACGCGGTCACCGTCGTCGTGCCCGCGGGCGAGGAGTCGCTCGCGCTCAGCTGGACCCCGTCGCCGCTCGTCATGTGGGCCGACCCCGTCGAGGTGCCCGCCGATTCGGATGCCGCCGAGGCCGCCGCGCTCCCCTCGATCGGCACCGCGCACGTCGAGTCCCGCGCGGCCTGAGTCGCCCCTCCGTTCGGGCAGCTCGCCCTGCGGGCACCCCTCGGCCACGGCGCTCGTCCAAAATCGGCACCCGATTTCTGTACGGCGACCGCGAGCACGGCCCTCCCAGCCCGCCGTAGCGTGAATTCCGCCGTCTCCTCGGCCAACGCTTCGACCCGGAGGACTTCGTGACCCGTCGCATCCCCGCTCGCGATCTCGCACAGATCGCCGTCTTCGCCGCGCTCATCGCGGCGCTCGGCCTCCCCGGCGCCCTGCCGATCGGCACGACCGGCGTCCCGATCACCTTCCAGACGCTCGGCGTGATGCTCGCCGGCGCGATCCTCGGCGCTCGCAAGGGCTTCCTCACGCTGCTGCTGTTCGAAGGGCTCGTCGCCGCCGGTCTGCCGCTGCTCGCCGGCGGACGCGGCGGTCTCGGTGTCTTCGTCGGTCCGTCGGCCGGGTACCTGCTCGGCTGGTTGCTCGGAGCCTTGGTCATCGGCTGGTTCACGGCGCGACTCCTTCCCAGGTACCGCGTCTTCCCTGCCATCTGCGCGACCGTGCTCGGCGGCATCGTCGTCATCTACGCGCTCGGCGTGCCGTGGATGGCGTCGGCCACCGGGGTGCCGTTCTGGGTCGCGCTCGGCGGCTCCACCGTCTTCCTGCCCGGCGACATCCTCAAGGTCGTCGTCACCGTGCTCGTCGCGAAGCAGGTGCATCGCGCCTGGCCCGGCCTCATCGCCATTCGCTCGTGGCCGTGGTCTCGCGCGGTCAACGCGACGACTGAGCCCGCTCCGTCGACCCCTCGTCCGGCCTCAGCCGAAGTCGCCTCAGCGCCGCACTCGGAGTGACGGCGTGATCGGCTGGCTCGACGGCGACGGTGAGGCGATCCGCTTCACCGGCCGCTCGTTGAGCCGTGCCGAATTGCGCCGGCTCGTGGCATCCGTCGCCGAGCAGTTCGACCGCTCGCCGGGGCCGGTGCTCGCGCACGACGCCGACCCCGTCGCCCAGCTGGTAACCGTGCTCGCCGCGCTCGAGGCGAAGCGTGTCGTCGTCGTCGCCGACCCCGCGCAGGCTGCTCCCGTCGTGAGTTCGCTGCCGCCCGGCACCGAGCTCGTGCTCATGACGAGCGGATCGTCGGGCAATGCCCGGCCCGTCGCCCGCACGCTCGCCTCGTGGACGGCGTCGTTCGAGCCCTTCACCGGGCTCACCGGGGCCTGCCGTGCCCGGCGCGACGACCGCACAGAGCCGCCGGTCATCGCGATCACCGGGCCGCTGCACGTCTCGATGCAGCTCTTCGCCGCCCTGCACGCGCTCTGGAGCGGTGCGGTGCTCGTCGACGACCTCGCCGGGGCCGACCTCGTGCACGCGACGCCGACGACGCTCGAGCGTCTCGTCTCGCTCGGGCACCGCCCGCGACGTGTCGTCGTCGCGGGCAGCGCACTCCCGCCCTCGACTCTCGCATCGGCTCGCGCCGCCGGCATCGGGGTGACCGAGTACTACGGCGCCGCCGAGCTCTCGTTCGTCGCCGCGGTCGACCACTCGCGCGACGACGCCGAGGGCTCCGGCGCGCTCGGGCCGTTCCCGGGCGTCGAGGTCGACGTGCGCGCGGGCGAACTGTGGGCCCGCTCCCCCTACCTCTCGCTCGGGTACGCCGGCGTGGACGGGCCGTTCCGACGGGACGCGCACGGCTTCGCGACGGTCGGCGATCGAGCGGATGCCGCCCCGAACGGCAGCCTCGTCGTGCGCGGCCGCGGCGACTCCGCCGTGACCGTCTCGGGCACCACGGTGCTCGCCGAAGACGTCGAGGCCGCCCTCACCGAACTCGCGGGCGTTCGAGCTGCGGCCGTGATCGCCGTGCCGCACGCCCTGCACGGACACGTGCCGGTCGCGGTGCTCGAACTCGCCGCGTCGGCGGATCGCGCACGCATCATCACCGAAGCGCGCTCGCGCCTCACGGCGCCCGAGCTCCCCCGACGCTGGTACGCGATCGAGTCGCTTCCGCGCACGACCTCGGGCAAGGTCGCGCGCGCCGCGCTCGGCGTCGCCCTCGCCGCCGGAGCCCTCGACGACGATCGGTTCGGCCGCGCATGATCCGCACCATCGCCACCGACGCGCCCGTCATCGTCGCCGCTCGACGCACCGCCGTGGCCACCGCCGGCCGCGGATTCGCAGGCCACACCGTCGACGCGCTCGCGGCGCCCGTGCTCGCCGCCGCCGCGGCATCCGTCGCGCCCGCGGGCATCGCCGTCGACGACGTCGTGCTCGGCAATTGCCTCGGCCCAGGCGGCGACGTCGCGCGCATCTCGGCACTCCGCGCTGGGCTCGGCCACGGCGTTCCGGGGGTCACGGTCGACCGCCAGTGCGGCTC
The Agromyces albus DNA segment above includes these coding regions:
- a CDS encoding MMPL family transporter codes for the protein MALLLHRLGRFAFRRAWLVIAAWVLALGALVGAGVGLGGQLQESYAIPGTESQTAIDQLAAVFPQTAGASAKAVVETPDGASVDDEAYRSAIEAMEAELERVDGVASVLGPFDEYAGDQVSHDDRTAFIQVQFDGQTSDVTTDTIDAVTTTGDTGRDAGLTVAFGGEVFQETSFGLTITEIFGVLFAAVVLLITFGSLVSAGMPLLTALVGVGAAFGGISIAAAFATVSSTAPMLAVMIGLAVGIDYALFILSRHRTQLARGHTPEESAAEAVATAGGAVVFAGLTVIIALLGLLIVGIPFLSVMGIAAAFAVFIAVAGAVTLLPALLGVLGRGLAPKPGSRVHRRANASDEGGTRTLGRRWVDLVLKAPVVFVVLVVGVLGTAAIPAASLDLNLPSGASEPAGSTQREAYDMLDAGFGPGYNGPLIVTVDITQTTDIFSDLDAVGTRIAELDDVAYVGDGMPNETADTAIIQVVPESAPDAPETKDLVERIRELAPSIEADFGTPIAVTGYTAVSIDISNRLTDALIPFALIVVGLSIVLLLMVFRSVFVPVKAALGFLLSAFGAIGVTVAIFQWGWFADLLHVQPGPILSFLPILLMAVLFGLAMDYEVFLVSGMREEYVRSLKQNPAGEPRQAVVHGFQHASRVVTAAALIMFFVFFAFVPEGSGVIKGIAFALAVGVAFDAFLVRMTLVPAAMALAGRAAWWLPKWLAKRLPDVDIEGEGLRAHLDQVAWAASRPAAVNADLAVFGLPERPIGPVSVEVPKGALLSIRGEAVDRRVVAATLAGRLAPVSGRLAVLGHPLPSGSRDVLQSVALAGAAADVAGPRSVGELIATRLDATRPWYRLAPSPALVRSWTDRAAEAAGHDDDGPRFGTDTPLAALDATDRTIVALAAALAERPKAVVVDLDDPGSSGIALWEAAARLVPAGVTLIAGVGADAALPAPGSELAGRGIRILELDPATQEALR
- a CDS encoding TetR/AcrR family transcriptional regulator → MPTDAQATSRVRPADELRQVALEQFSTVGFAATSLQQIADHAGYSKSSVLYHFASKEALLESAIGPAIDDLEVLLGDFVAGGRSPEARAVFIERFVDFLLGNRLAVHTFVNQGQSLLDIPVVQRANTAIRGIADSICADDATVVENIRFGVALAGAAYMLVAGATFRDEDHQFDDAEVRAALITVLSELLLPADGPSTR
- a CDS encoding biotin transporter BioY — its product is MTRRIPARDLAQIAVFAALIAALGLPGALPIGTTGVPITFQTLGVMLAGAILGARKGFLTLLLFEGLVAAGLPLLAGGRGGLGVFVGPSAGYLLGWLLGALVIGWFTARLLPRYRVFPAICATVLGGIVVIYALGVPWMASATGVPFWVALGGSTVFLPGDILKVVVTVLVAKQVHRAWPGLIAIRSWPWSRAVNATTEPAPSTPRPASAEVASAPHSE
- a CDS encoding class I adenylate-forming enzyme family protein; protein product: MIGWLDGDGEAIRFTGRSLSRAELRRLVASVAEQFDRSPGPVLAHDADPVAQLVTVLAALEAKRVVVVADPAQAAPVVSSLPPGTELVLMTSGSSGNARPVARTLASWTASFEPFTGLTGACRARRDDRTEPPVIAITGPLHVSMQLFAALHALWSGAVLVDDLAGADLVHATPTTLERLVSLGHRPRRVVVAGSALPPSTLASARAAGIGVTEYYGAAELSFVAAVDHSRDDAEGSGALGPFPGVEVDVRAGELWARSPYLSLGYAGVDGPFRRDAHGFATVGDRADAAPNGSLVVRGRGDSAVTVSGTTVLAEDVEAALTELAGVRAAAVIAVPHALHGHVPVAVLELAASADRARIITEARSRLTAPELPRRWYAIESLPRTTSGKVARAALGVALAAGALDDDRFGRA